DNA sequence from the Cohnella herbarum genome:
GGTTGTATCCCCAGGCAACTCGGAATAAGATGAAGATATGAAACTACTAGAGGAGGGTAAGCGCTATGTCTGATCTTTACTTTACGGCCCCGCCTCTTCCCTATTATATTTTCTCGGGGGAATCGATCTTCAAGCCGGGGGAATGTCATCCTGCCCGCAGCAACATTGGTTTATTCGATCTGTTGGTCGTAAGCAAGGGGACTCTTTATATAGGGGAAGAAAATCAATCTTGGGCAATAAGCGATGGACAAGCGCTCATCCTAAGACCGGATAAATCCCATTATTCGACCAAAGCCGTCGAATCCGAAACAAGATTTTACTGGCTCCATTTCAACACGTCGGCTAATTGGAGCGATCTTGCGCCAGCGGCAAACGATTCGATGCATCAGGATAATGAAGACCGTTACCGGATCGAGCAGGGTCTGGTCACGCGCCCCTTCAGCTTTAGTCTTCCGCAATACATGGCATTAAAGAACCCGGAATCCGTCTACGGCATTATTCGCGAGTTGATTCAATTGGAACAGCAGCCCCGTTCGTGGGCGCGGTGGCAGCATCAAATTCATACGCAAAATTTGTTGAAAACATTAGCTGGGGAGCATGACGTATTTCTGCAATCGAGCGCCCTTCAACTCGCCGAGCGGGTCGCCATCTTCCTGCGCAAAAATTACCGTTCGTCCTTTACGAATGAAATTCTGCAGCGGGAATTCAACTTCCATCCCGTCTATATCGCCAGATGCATGAAGAAGGCGTTCGGTTGCTCGCCTCTGGAATACTTGGCCAGGTACCGAATCGAACAATCCAAGCTGTTGATGATCAACACGTCGCTCCCGATCGAACGGATCGCGACCGAAGTCGGCTTCCATCATCAAACCTACTTCTCCCATACGTTTCGCAAGCTGGAGAACATGGCTCCGAGCGTATTCCGTAAAACATACATCCGATAGCGT
Encoded proteins:
- a CDS encoding helix-turn-helix transcriptional regulator, producing the protein MSDLYFTAPPLPYYIFSGESIFKPGECHPARSNIGLFDLLVVSKGTLYIGEENQSWAISDGQALILRPDKSHYSTKAVESETRFYWLHFNTSANWSDLAPAANDSMHQDNEDRYRIEQGLVTRPFSFSLPQYMALKNPESVYGIIRELIQLEQQPRSWARWQHQIHTQNLLKTLAGEHDVFLQSSALQLAERVAIFLRKNYRSSFTNEILQREFNFHPVYIARCMKKAFGCSPLEYLARYRIEQSKLLMINTSLPIERIATEVGFHHQTYFSHTFRKLENMAPSVFRKTYIR